ATGTGCAACCAGAAATCCCCTTTCACAAAATCATCACAACCAAAATTCCCTAATTCACAAAATTTCCAATTTGCAAAGTCCCCAAATCGTAAAATCCCTAATTCTAAAAATTCCTAATTGCTAACAAAATCAAAGAAGAGAAACAAACCTATGTGTGTCATCGTTATGGGGAAGTCGTCGTTGTGAAGAGTCATCGGAGTCACACTCGATCTGGGAGGAAAAAGGCGTTCTTCTCTATGTCACTGACGTGTGGTGGTTTTTGTTGGCGATGAAGAATGAATAAAGAAAATGGGAAAATTATTAAACTTAGTACATGTTGCGGGTTACAGCGGGTTGACTCGTCTTGTGGCTCGACAACCAGACACAGGCTGACATACCAGGAGGGTCAGACTTTTTCGGGCTGATGGATTCAAACATGTAAACCAacccatttttttcttgttggaTTAACGGGTCAACCCGTCAGACCTTATTCATTTTGATACCCTTACATTTATGATAATAAGTGTAAGGAggtattttaacatatttataataataagtgTAAGTAGGTATTTTAACATTTGTTACTTACATGGATAAGTATCAGTGAACTATGCTTTGAATGGATAGGTATTAGTctttgatatttaatatatatcttCGGAAAATGGAATAATTGTAAAGattgattataattaaaatttgtcataCTTGCGTTTGACTCTTTAAATAAAGTGGAAAAGGTATTCCatgtttaattgttttataattttgatgatgatatatTAACATGTGAATAAGAGATGATGTAACTACGAAATTTTTTAAGCCAGGTGAATCATTTGACAAcctatttttaagaataaaataatcgtttaaaaagtaaacatttatatttataaataatatttaaaagataatataagaTGGATATAAAAAGTTGTTGGGTGTCAAAATATCGTTCTTTAAATTGCAATTGTTTCATGCATTgacttaaataatttaaatatatatattacaatacaTCCTTTAATGTTCAAAGAAAACTAATataattgtagaaaaaaaattattataaaaaacaatctGCCAAAAAGTTTttatatatactataatttactCATAAAGTAATGAAGGTAATATGGATGTTTTAATGCTCATTATATACTCTCTATctgcatttattatttaatacatgAACTTGAAAATTCCATTTAACTAAAATGTTAGCAATATGTATAAATAATGTTGGTAAATACTTAACATAAATTCGACCATATATACAAATAATGCAGATAAATACATGCACTGATTTCGATTTTTTGTTAGCCTGTATCTTCTTTGGATTCTGGcccatgaaaaaaaaactacgcGGTTTGTGATGCTTGGgccatattattttaaatttgtcatgtttttaagaaaatattttgttaggtctatttaaagaatttttgtttaaaaaaggattattttaagaaaaaaaaattacaatttaatgcAACTacaattgtaatttaaaatcgtacactttaacaaataaaagataagaccagctatttttcttataataactttcaagaattataaaaaaagttagattaaAAGCTATTGTATAGTTTGATACTGACTGATCCAACCGATTTTTATGTAAAACATAATTGCGTTTCGAAATTATTATTTGATGTGACAATAAAGTTGGCCTGATAAAATACTTTCTTATATAATGAAGTAAGTTTCTAACATTTTTCAtgaattaaaacacaaaaaattaacattttataatattgaattaaatttaacatttattttctaaaaaatggttttgtaaaattgaattggcttaattttttaacattgtATTAGAGTACAATTACGAGCGTTGAAATTTTGACTCACATTTATAAGTATAATTAAAGccaaaaatatcatttaagaAGGAGAAAAATGAGAGTacaaacaatacaaaaaaatgatgaaaaaggaaaaaaaaaaaaacatggcaACTGATCCTTTGGTCTTATTCCACTTTGAgcattttctcctttgtttaCTCTGTAAAAATCTTGTTATTAGCCTCCATTGTTCTTCCTTTTGGCATACACAATTCTCTTTCTGCTTTCCCTTCCTCATTGTTCATATGAAGTTGGTAATTTTCTCAACACTTGGGAAGATCACTTGGAGGAGGTAACAAAGATTCATTTGGTCCTTTACCATTGTCCACAACAAAAGCCATTTTCAATCCCCATGTTGTATGAATTTCCAAATGACAATGCATGAACCAGACACCTAACAAAACATAACACCATTTATCACACAATCCATagcaatgaaaaagaaaaaaaaaaaactttgaatcaaaattagggtttcataTAAGTAGCTTAGGTGATATGAGTAACACTGATAGCTTTACCAGGATTATCAGCTCTGAATCTGATAGCAGTCCACCCTCCAGCAGGAACTCCTACAGTATTTCTTTCCACAGGATCTACAAGGTTAAATTTCTTGGGGTCTTTGATGGGGTTAAAGTTCCCTTGTCCCCTACCAACAACAAAGAAATTGAAGCCATGGAGATGAATGGGATGATTCTCAGGTGTTATCATTCCAGTATCTTGCAAGACTAATTGAACTGTAGAGTTGTAAGCAAGTCTATATAGCCTTGTTCCATTCATGGTATTTAAATTGGATGGTTGTGTTCCTGTGAAGTTATAAACCACAGGAGGATTTCCAGGGAAATCATCAGTGAAAACTCCCTTAATTTTGAAGAAATGTGCTTGGAGAAGAGAGATTTTAGGCATCACAaaggtgatgttgttgatgtcTGCTACCACTCTGCTGTTATTCACACATGTAGCACAAGGGTTGATACCAAGACTAACAGTGAAGAGCAAGTTGTGGTCAATCTTCAAAGGGACTCTGGCCGGATACTTTTTAGAGTTTAAGCTTCTGAGAGAATCAGTGAAAGTGGTAGCAAGAAGAGTGGAATTTGAGGGAGGAATGGAAGTGAGGGTGGTGAGGGTGGAACTAAGGGTTCCTGAATAGTGTAATGTTGCAGTGGCAGTGTTGTTGTCTACAGCAATAGGAGCATCCATGAAAGTAGAGGCTGCAACCAGGTATTTTCCAGCTGCATGTTTTGTTGTTAGAAGCACATTTGTGGTCTGCCCAGGTGCTATCACAATGGTATCAGTTTTGAAGGGTTTTGTGTAGACTGCATCAACTTCAACAACAGTGAGTTCATGGCCAGCAATTTTAAAGAAAAGCTCTTCATTGAGTGCAGCATTGATGATTCTTAGCAGGTAGGTGTTTCCTGGTTGAACATCCAACTTGAATCCTTCTGCACAACAGAGAAAGGTGTTGGTCAATTGCTTGTGAAAATTAAGGATCTGTTTAAGaaattgcatttttgttttcaaacatgaaaaatgtttgattttttagttttccatttttttatttcctttaccTTGTGAAGCACAGCCTTGGACAGGTCCTGGATGACCATTGATTGTGTGGGCATCAGAGACATTTGGTGCCAAACCAGATTTCAAAGCTTCATTTATCACAGCCTCAGTATCTGATTTCCACCATTCACCTGAATCACAATCAAATATTGTGAGACCAAGCTATTTTCACATCCAAATTTCTTTTTACTTGCATTTAATATGTGTAgcatgagaagaaaaaaagtatagTGGAACTTACTTAGTATGATAACTTGTTCCATATTAGGTTTGGGAAAAGGGTAAGGAACCCCAAGCTTGGGTAGGATGACGAAGGCTCCATGGAGAGTGGCCCTAAGCCAGAGGATATGTGCATGCCACCAAAGTGTACCTCTCTGGCCTGTAAGTGTAAAGTTGTAGACATAGGCCTGGCCCGGTTGAATTGGGCATTGTGTTATGTATGCAGGCCCATCAGCCCAACCTGATCTCAATTGTCTCACCCCATGCCtgttcaattttaattcattcaatAACCTCTAATAATAAACAGAGAGTGGAAGAAGAAAGTGTAGCACACTCACTCACCAGTGGATGCTAACATTGTATTTGACATGGTTGACCACCTTAATGAGAACAGTGTCATCTTCCCTTGCATAAATGGTGGGACCTGGGAACTTTCCATTTATGGTGACAATGGGTTTGGTTGAGCATAATCTTGTGGCATTCTTCACCACCACCTGTCAAGACCACCATCCATTTACTTTTCTGCAACAACTTTCTTGACCAATAATAACAAGGAAATAAAAAACTGCAACTGCAACTTCTACCAAATTTATGTACCTTCACTTGCTAAAAAGTTCACACTCAATTTGCTGTTTGGTAAAGGCATGTTGGCCACAATGTCACATAGGCTAAACTGAACTAGTTGGAAAGATTTTATGACTTGGCTTCACTTATCCTTTCTGGTTTGGTCAACTATACTCAAAACATATTCCATCTTTTTATGTCTTCACCAAAACATGTCTCAACTCTAAATATTACAGGTGATGTCTTAACTACTAGATATTATTAAACCATGGACCTAACTGTCATATCAActgttttaaaagaaaatgtcaatccagcaaattaaatatttcaattaattaaaacgAAGATTATTATcccaaaaaaaaatccaataaatTTGACTCCATGTGAGTTTGTCTCTTCAGTTGATGAATATCCTGGACACCAGACCCAAGAGAGAAAGTTTTATCACCACACTTTTGTCCACAGAAAATTATGTATCAGAATAATCATTATTAtcttacaattatatatatatatatatatatatttatatattataaagaagtttcttttttatttttcttataaacaacaaattaatttattaaaatgttgcTTAGATCCACTGCTAGCTAACagtaatttgtatttatttataaataagaacGTTAATTGCACTACAAATCATTAGCTTGCACTTCTTTTTTTCACATCTTCAAATTTTGGTCCACCTAAGTTAGCTTaccaaaaatttataatttcagcAATTAAATCCCAGTTCATTAACATGCTCGACAAATTTTGTCAGAATTCAGACACAAAAAAACTTCAatagttttaagaaaaaactGCTGTAACTTCTCGCATTCAAACGTTTGAGCTACatagtaatttaaaattcaattgagTGGAagaacaaaggaaaaaaaaaacacaaaagacACTGATCATCATATAGTTTCCAAAACATGTACATTTTCTTTTGCATGCATGGAGACAAATAGATCAATGAAAGtaaaacacattaaaaaataagacGAGATTTGAACTTTCGACAAAACCAGCACGTTATATCTTGTCTTATTGTCGAATGTTATATGATCTATCAAACTTTAAACCTACTATATATGCTTTGCATGAGTATAACATTAACATGAGAAAATAATGCACCTACATTGAACTTGTAGTGGCGAACCAGAGCTTCAACAGATAGTGGAAGCAAGCAAGCTGCAAGCAATAACACGATTCGAATCCCAAACGCTGCCATAGCCACCCCTTTTGAGTTCTCTATTACAGTAGCTTCTCAGTCTTGAAGGCAGTGCAAGATAGAGAAGAAAGGACAACCTTATAAAGAGCTATACCCTCTGCTGTAATGTCCCTTTTAACAAGTTGGTAGAAGGAATACTTAAGAGTTAAGACGTAAGGTCCATATTATAAAGTACACagaactcaaaataaaaaatgagaaaccaTATCCTTAAaaatttctgttattttttcctttttcttgcgTATTACATAAAGTCCTTATCCATCAACCAAGAACATCTTTTGAAGCTAAGGTAGTTTATTGAGTTTCTGGGGTAATGTCTATTTTCTGTTCCTTTCTACTGCAATGAGTGGTCGGACTCAGATGCTGGTTTGGTCCACCCATATAGGGTAATGTACAACGATTCTCAACAAACATGTGTACCAGTTTTCGAAATTGACATACATTTTCAACTTTACGGCATGACAAATAAAGAATATACATGTAATCCCTTAAGTGTACATAACGTAGCTTCTAGTTTGTCATTGCAAATTTCAgcaattagtttttttaaaatgtgtattttttttttctggtatAAACCAGATACATCATACGTGTTTATATAAATAGTGATATAGTaagtttatctttttaatatataagaatGTATGAATGTGATTGTTTAAATCCAGATCAGTTGATTAATGAAGTTTTGATTTGATGaccatataaataattaattttcttgaaAACCTAAGATATTTATTAAGATGAAGTTTATGTGTAATTATTGGGTTAACTAAAGAAAGGTATATTTCATTATTGGTGAACGATTGTTTTCAGCAACTGTTGAACAATGGCTTTCTTCCTcaaggataaaagaaaagaaggttTGAGGAATTGCTTTCTcgttgattttctttttattttttctcttttacatTTACCTCTgaaatctttttcatttatcaCTCTCCTTTGCGGTTTTACCTACCATCATTAACACATTTTTcaacaacttttttataaagtttacaGGTTTGGATTTATATTGGTTGAGACTACCATATTTAAAtgtgaaaaatatgtttttatctttgtaAGGTATTAGTAAGAAAAACCACTTATAATATGACTTTAAGATGTTAGAGAAAATTGTGagaatttaattagaaaatattttttctttatcttctccACGAACCCAAcgctaaaaagaaaaaacagataACATCATGCCTGATGTCTCCTTCGTTGCATAAACTTATCGATAAACtactcattaaaaaaataataacataaaataatgtaattacaGAAGTTTATTCATTACTagaaacttttatatttttgttgaattttttttttgtaaatttattataaaattttacaataaaagattttatttgttattttttctacaaattttaagataattgtttttcatgagtaattattttttataaaattataaaatttaaaagtgttttctataaggttttttttttttttaaacatttttaacaaaatattttccaaaaaagAAGTTGGTAGTA
This portion of the Vigna unguiculata cultivar IT97K-499-35 chromosome 6, ASM411807v1, whole genome shotgun sequence genome encodes:
- the LOC114187132 gene encoding laccase-4-like, whose protein sequence is MAAFGIRIVLLLAACLLPLSVEALVRHYKFNVVVKNATRLCSTKPIVTINGKFPGPTIYAREDDTVLIKVVNHVKYNVSIHWHGVRQLRSGWADGPAYITQCPIQPGQAYVYNFTLTGQRGTLWWHAHILWLRATLHGAFVILPKLGVPYPFPKPNMEQVIILSEWWKSDTEAVINEALKSGLAPNVSDAHTINGHPGPVQGCASQEGFKLDVQPGNTYLLRIINAALNEELFFKIAGHELTVVEVDAVYTKPFKTDTIVIAPGQTTNVLLTTKHAAGKYLVAASTFMDAPIAVDNNTATATLHYSGTLSSTLTTLTSIPPSNSTLLATTFTDSLRSLNSKKYPARVPLKIDHNLLFTVSLGINPCATCVNNSRVVADINNITFVMPKISLLQAHFFKIKGVFTDDFPGNPPVVYNFTGTQPSNLNTMNGTRLYRLAYNSTVQLVLQDTGMITPENHPIHLHGFNFFVVGRGQGNFNPIKDPKKFNLVDPVERNTVGVPAGGWTAIRFRADNPGVWFMHCHLEIHTTWGLKMAFVVDNGKGPNESLLPPPSDLPKC